The Vitis riparia cultivar Riparia Gloire de Montpellier isolate 1030 chromosome 10, EGFV_Vit.rip_1.0, whole genome shotgun sequence genome includes a region encoding these proteins:
- the LOC117923463 gene encoding uncharacterized protein LOC117923463 isoform X1 — MTTQDISEKSVLRIMQREQERERRRIRDRQRRQSMSLEEREKHLARRRRNYQLRRQKADNSQSDSQCKQTSATTGGDQNTRNEYQAATNSSELCVQSEVITHIGLNQGQDKLDVSSIKFEDVEAGGHKLAKFPRRLRLSHVRHLARSINNPMDELTGDNHPIGADAVTKKNASTKFGGTDSGSPKRLRLNHVKRLARAVHSTVKESEKEDVGWRKLRLLAKGTRLMKIKTIVETRLYLGLHMILNKSKLKVSPKMRCV; from the exons ATGACTACTCAGGACATTTCAGAAAAATCAGTGCTGCGTATCATGCAGAGGGAGCAAGAGAGAGAAAGACGCCGGATCAGGGACAGACAAAGAAGACAATCTATGAGTcttgaagagagagaaaaacatcTTGCCAGACGTCGCAGAAACTATCAATTGCGAAGACAAAAGGCTGATAATTCTCAATCGGATTCTCAATGCAAACAAACAAGTGCTACGACTGGTGGAGATCAAAACACAAGGAATGAATATCAAGCAGCAACTAATTCATCTGAACTTTGTGTGCAAAGTGAAGTTATTACTCATATTGGATTAAATCAAGGGCAAGACAAACTGGATGTGTCAAGCATAAAGTTTGAGG ATGTGGAAGCTGGAGGTCACAAATTAGCTAAATTCCCAAGAAGGCTACGGTTAAGTCATGTAAGGCATCTTGCACGATCAATAAACAATCCCATGGACGAGCTAACTGGTGACAATCATCCGATAGGGGCAGATGCggtaacaaagaaaaatgcaagcacCAAGT TTGGAGGTACTGATTCAGGTTCACCAAAAAGATTGCGCTTAAATCATGTTAAACGTCTTGCAAGGGCAGTACATTCTACAGTGAAGGAGAGTGAAAAAGAAG ATGTAGGATGGAGAAAGCTACGGTTACTAGCAAAGGGGACGAGGCTGATGAAGATAAAAACAATAGTTGAGACTCGATTATATTTAGGACTTCACATGATACTGAACAAATCTAAACTGAAAGTGTCCCCCAAGATGCGATGTGTTTGA
- the LOC117923324 gene encoding putative yippee-like protein Os10g0369500: MGRLFIESLNGPKIFKCKCCKVDSASHDDIISKDFQGRYGRAYLFKNVVNISLGPNEDRHLMSGLHTVNDIYCSSCQQILGWRYEKAYEESEKYKEGLFILEKERMLKEGW, from the exons ATGGGTCGCCTGTTCATAGAGTCTCTGAATGGTCCTAAGATCTTCAAATGCAAGTGCTGCAAGGTTGATTCCGCTTCTCACGACGACATCATTTCCAAGGATTTTCAGGGCCGCTACGGCCGTGCTTATCTCTTCAAGAACGT GGTGAACATATCTCTGGGGCCGAATGAAGACCGGCATCTTATGAGTGGGTTACACACTGTGAATGACATTTATTGCAGCTCTTGCCAGCAGATACTGGGCTGGAGATAT GAGAAGGCTTATGAGGAGAGCGAAAAATATAAGGAAGGTCTGTTCATCCTTGAGAAGGAGCGGATGTTGAAGGAGGGTTGGTGA
- the LOC117924198 gene encoding thymidine kinase a-like: MLRMKSLLSPSFSTLSPHLTKTTPFSLYFLASKSILCNSQILKNPDCLHIKSTISSMKPLMSSNSIQSRRVQIEASQSSSGEIHVIVGPMFAGKTTTLLRRIQSETSNGRKVAIIKSNKDTRYGLDSIVTHDGVKLPCWALADLSSFREKLGSDAYDELDVIGIDEAQFFGDLYEFCCKAADHDGKTVIVAGLDGDYLRRSFGSVLDIIPLADSVTKLTARCEICGKRAFFTLRKTAEKKTELIGGADVYMPVCRQHYVSGQVVIEEATRIVLESQKVQCGEK; the protein is encoded by the exons ATGTTAAGAATGAAATCGCTTCTTTCTCCAAGTTTCTCAACCCTCTCTCCACATCTCACCAAAACCACTCCTTTCTCTCTATATTTTCTGGCTTCAAAATCCATTCTCTGCAACTCCCAAATTCTCAAAAACCCTGACTGTCTCCACATAAAATCCACAATATCTTCCATGAAACCCTTAATGTCTTCAAACTCCATTCAAAGCCGTAGGGTTCAGATTGAGGCGTCCCAGTCGTCTTCCGGAGAAATTCACGTGATTGTCGGGCCCATGTTTGCCGGCAAGACCACCACTCTCCTTCGGCGAATCCAATCCGAAACCAGTAATGGCAG AAAGGTagcaataataaaatcaaacaaggaCACAAGATATGGATTGGATTCCATTGTGACTCATGATGGAGTGAAGTTGCCATGTTGGGCATTGGCAGATTTGTCATCTTTCAGGGAAAAGCTTGGTTCTGATGCTTATGATGAG CTTGATGTGATTGGTATTGATGAAGCTCAATTCTTTGGTGACCTCTATGAATTTTGCTGTAAAGCTGCTGACCATGATGGCAAAACTGTTATAGTTGCTGGCCTGGATGGCGACTATTTGAG AAGGAGCTTTGGTTCTGTGCTCGATATTATTCCCCTTGCTGATTCTGTTACTAAGCTGACTGCACGATGTGAGATTTGTGGGAAACGGGCTTTCTTTACCCTAAGGAAGACAGCGGAGAAAAAGACAGAACTGATTGGCGGGGCTGATGTGTACATGCCTGTGTGTCGACAACATTATGTCAGTGGACAAGTGGTCATAGAAGAAGCTACAAGAATTGTCCTTGAATCTCAGAAGGTCCAGTGTGGCGAAAAATAG
- the LOC117924308 gene encoding ras-related protein RABA5a → MAFYSEDEQTEDYLFKIVLIGDSAVGKSNLLARFARDEFYPNSKSTIGVEFQTQKMDINGKEVKAQIWDTAGQERFRAVTSAYYRGAVGALLVYDISRRQTFDSIGRWLNELHTHSDMNVVTILVGNKSDLKDAREVTTAEGKALAEAQGLFFMETSALDSSNVSAAFQTVVREIYNILSRKVMQSQELRKHDTVSLGNGKTVVIQGEGNREADVEPSKGWCCSS, encoded by the exons ATGGCATTTTATTCTGAGGATGAACAAACTGAAGATTATCTTTTCAAGATTGTCTTAATTGGCGATTCAGCAGTTGGGAAATCAAACTTGCTTGCAAGATTTGCGAGAGATGAGTTTTACCCTAATTCCAAATCAACTATAGGAGTAGAGTTCCAAACCCAGAAGATGGATATCAATGGGAAGGAAGTTAAAGCACAGATCTGGGACACTGCAGGTCAGGAGCGGTTCAGGGCTGTGACATCTGCCTATTACAGGGGAGCAGTTGGAGCTCTTCTGGTGTATGACATCAGTAGACGGCAGACATTTGATAGCATTGGCAGATGGCTTAATGAACTCCACA CTCATTCGGACATGAATGTGGTTACAATCCTTGTTGGCAACAAGTCTGATCTCAAGGATGCCAGGGAGGTGACCACAGCTGAAGGCAAGGCTTTAGCAGAGGCACAGGGTTTGTTCTTCATGGAAACCTCAGCTCTTGATTCATCCAATGTATCTGCTGCCTTTCAGACAGTTGTTCGGGAGATTTACAATATATTAAGCCGGAAAGTTATGCAATCTCAAGAACTCAGAAAGCATGATACTGTGTCGTTGGGGAATGGAAAGACTGTGGTTATACAAGGAGAGGGCAACCGTGAAGCAGATGTGGAACCTAGTAAGGGTTGGTGCTGTTCGTCTTAA
- the LOC117924248 gene encoding pentatricopeptide repeat-containing protein At5g64320, mitochondrial — translation MLLNYPFTVMLKIPKFTKNLQYFFKTPSFSISPSGFNRFYNDTVFNNTNGLDSGTEWERLLKPFDLPELRTSLTRITPYQLCKLLELPLDVPTSMELFQWAGTQKGYCHMFDVYYMLIDKLGAAGEFKTIDALLMQMKQEGIVFRESLFILIMKHYGRAGLPGQATRLLLDMRGVYSCEPTFRSYNVVLDVLLAGNCPKVVPNVFYEMLSKGISPTVYTFGVVMKALCLVNEVDSACALLKDMTRHGCVPNAIVYQTLMHALSKVGRVNEVLKLLEEMLLMGCIPDVNTFNDAIHGLCKMLRIHEAAKLVDRMLLRGFTPNSFTYGVLMHGLCRMGKVDEARMLLNKVPNPNVVLFNTLINGYVSRGRLDEAKAVMHESMLSVGCGPDIFTYNTLILGLCKKGYLVSARELMNEMQIKGCEPNVITYTILIDRFCKEGRLEEARNVLDEMSGKGLALNAVGYNCLISALCKDEKVQDALNMFGDMSSKGCKPDIFTFNSLIFGLCKVNKFEEALGLYQDMLLEGVIANTITYNTLIHAFLRRGAMQEALKLVNDMLFRGCPLDDITYNGLIKALCRAGNIEKGLALFEDMMSKGLNPNNISCNILINGLCRTGNIQHALEFLRDMIHRGLTPDIVTYNSLINGLCKTGRAQEALNLFDKLQVEGICPDAITYNTLISWHCKEGMFDDAHLLLSRGVDSGFIPNEVTWYILVSNFIKEGDQEF, via the coding sequence ATGCTCCTGAACTACCCGTTTACAGTTATGCTTAAAATACCCAAATTCACCAAAAATCtgcaatattttttcaaaaccccCAGTTTTTCAATTTCCCCATCTGGGTTTAACAGATTTTATAATGATACTGTCTTCAACAACACAAATGGATTGGATTCGGGGACCGAGTGGGAGCGGCTGCTCAAACCATTCGACCTCCCCGAGCTACGAACTTCACTCACCCGAATTACGCCTTATCAGCTCTGTAAATTGCTTGAGCTTCCTCTGGACGTGCCCACTTCCATGGAGCTATTCCAGTGGGCAGGCACCCAGAAGGGGTATTGCCATATGTTTGATGTTTACTATATGCTAATCGATAAGCTTGGGGCGGCTGGGGAGTTCAAAACCATAGATGCGCTGTTAATGCAGATGAAACAAGAAGGGATTGTTTTTAGAGAATCCCTTTTCATCTTGATTATGAAACACTATGGCAGAGCTGGTTTGCCCGGGCAAGCCACTAGATTGTTGTTGGATATGAGAGGTGTTTATTCTTGTGAACCTACTTTTAGATCTTATAATGTTGTATTGGATGTTCTGTTGGCTGGGAATTGCCCTAAGGTTGTTCCCAATGTTTTCTATGAGATGTTGAGTAAAGGAATTTCTCCTACTGTTTATACATTTGGTGTGGTGATGAAAGCCCTTTGTTTGGTTAACGAGGTGGATTCTGCATGTGCACTCCTTAAGGATATGACGAGGCATGGGTGTGTCCCGAATGCAATAGTTTATCAAACTCTAATGCATGCCCTGTCAAAGGTAGGCAGAGTGAATGAAGTGCTGAAACTCTTGGAAGAAATGCTTTTGATGGGTTGCATCCCAGATGTGAACACCTTCAATGATGCTATCCATGGCCTTTGTAAGATGCTGCGGATTCACGAGGCTGCAAAACTGGTTGATCGGATGCTTCTCCGGGGATTTACCCCTAATTCTTTTACTTATGGAGTTTTGATGCATGGTTTATGTAGAATGGGAAAAGTTGATGAAGCAAGGATGTTATTGAACAAGGTGCCCAACCCGAATGTTGTGCTGTTTAATACATTGATAAACGGTTACGTGTCAAGAGGCCGGTTGGATGAAGCCAAGGCTGTTATGCATGAGAGCATGTTAAGCGTTGGATGTGGCCCTGATATTTTTACATATAACACACTGATCCTTGGTCTTTGCAAGAAGGGGTATTTGGTTTCAGCTCGTGAATTGATGAATGAGATGCAAATCAAGGGTTGTGAGCCCAATGTGATTACCTACACGATTTTGATTGATCGGTTCTGTAAGGAAGGCCGACTAGAGGAAGCTAGGAATGTTTTAGATGAGATGTCAGGAAAAGGACTTGCTCTAAATGCAGTGGGTTACAATTGTCTAATATCTGCTTTATGCAAGGATGAGAAGGTCCAGGATGCTCTAAATATGTTTGGTGACATGTCGAGTAAAGGATGCAAGCCAGATATCTTCacatttaattctttaatatttgGGCTATGCAAGGTTAATAAGTTTGAGGAGGCCTTGGGATTATATCAAGACATGTTGTTGGAAGGTGTTATTGCCAACACTATAACTTACAATACATTGATTCATGCGTTCCTGAGGAGAGGTGCAATGCAAGAAGCCCTTAAGCTTGTGAACGATATGTTGTTTAGAGGCTGCCCTCTTGATGACATCACTTATAATGGCCTAATAAAGGCACTCTGCAGAGCTGGGAATATTGAGAAAGGACTGGCATTGTTTGAAGATATGATGAGTAAGGGACTTAATCCCAATAATATTTCTTGCAATATTTTGATCAATGGCCTCTGTAGAACAGGGAATATACAACATGCACTTGAGTTTCTGAGGGATATGATTCATCGTGGTTTGACTCCGGACATAGTAACTTATAACAGCCTGATAAATGGTCTATGCAAGACGGGGCGTGCTCAAGAGGCTTTGAACCTCTTTGACAAATTACAAGTTGAAGGAATTTGTCCTGATGCTATCACTTACAATACTTTGATTAGTTGGCATTGCAAAGAAGGCATGTTTGATGATGCCCATTTGCTTCTAAGCAGGGGCGTGGACAGTGGGTTCATACCTAATGAAGTGACATGGTATATATTAGTCAGCAATTTCATTAAAGAAGGTGACCAAGAGTTCTAG
- the LOC117923270 gene encoding probable WRKY transcription factor 20 isoform X1: MEDSVNYEIRNSRSKSPDVFAETFDNRFNSTNHVRAAIRNSGTVSNSVDPPTTVSGGKSDSRVTYGTGPSVSRYKLMSPAKLPISRSPCLTIPPGLSPSSLLESPVLLSNMKVEPSPTTGSLPKNQIVLDPVGSASFSSTADGSSGNEINVGNFEFRPHNRSSLGSGLSSLGHLASASNLQHHEARVEVQDQGQTQSFATSSYVKSDKAADPSVTAPNPQASMVASSASLPIKIDYGKLQQSQGFDIGVQAALSEQKESNPSFTAEKSSEDGYNWRKYGQKHVKGSEFPRSYYKCTHPNCQVKKQLERSHDGKVTEIIYKGRHDHPKPQARRRFAVGAALSIHEENQDKFSYLTNIEHKTSHAHGQTSYHGELDSVPEVPPFTASDDEQEADEDDVDDPDSKRRRLECGGLDVIPLHKPTREPRVVVQTVSEVDILDDGYRWRKYGQKVVKGNPNPRSYYKCTNAGCPVRKHVERASHDPKAVITTYEGKHNHDVPAARSNTHDTVGSSIYSTSMDAILRTKLEETDTISLDLGVGISLSPDNGSNERPQTMEADPDRTQIHIVGSDCSKLIQATSSSAYYSISNDSVDQREIRENQGGNFTFEAPPLNRSSNPYPQSMGSLLMGP; this comes from the exons ATGGAAGACAGCGTCAACTACGAAATCCGAAACTCTCGTTCCAAATCGCCCGACGTATTTGCCGAAACGTTCGACAATCGGTTCAATTCCACCAACCATGTCCGTGCTGCGATTCGCAATTCCGGCACTGTTTCAAACAGTGTTGATCCCCCAACTACCGTATCCGGTGGAAAATCCGATTCTAGGGTTACATACGGAACAGGGCCGAGTGTCTCAAGGTATAAATTGATGTCTCCGGCGAAACTTCCGATCTCGAGGTCGCCGTGCCTGACGATCCCTCCCGGTTTGAGTCCGTCTTCCTTGCTCGAGTCTCCGGTGCTGCTTTCCAACATGAAA GTGGAGCCTTCCCCAACAACTGGTTCCTTACCAAAGAATCAAATAGTGCTGGATCCTGTTGGTTCTGCCTCATTTTCATCTACTGCAGATGGTTCCAGTGGCAATGAGATAAACGTTGGTAACTTTGAGTTCAGGCCCCACAATAGATCAAGCTTGGGTTCAGGCTTATCTTCATTAGGTCATTTG GCTTCTGCTTCAAACCTTCAGCATCATGAGGCACGAGTTGAAGTCCAAGATCAAGGCCAAACTCAGTCATTTGCAACATCATCTTATGTTAAAAGTGATAAGGCGGCAGATCCATCTGTTACTGCTCCCAATCCACAGGCATCCATGGTTGCTTCAAGTGCTAGTCTACCTATCAAAATTGATTATGGAAAACTGCAGCAGAGCCAGGGTTTTGATATTGGGGTCCAAGCAGCACTTTCTGAACAGAAAGAGTCAAATCCTTCGTTCACTGCAGAAAAATCATCAGAAGATGGATATAATTGGCGGAAGTATGGGCAGAAACATGTTAAAGGAAGTGAATTCCCCCGGAGCTATTACAAATGTACACACCCTAATTGCCAAGTGAAGAAGCAATTAGAACGCTCTCATGATGGAAAGGTCACAGAGATTATTTACAAAGGTAGGCATGATCATCCTAAACCTCAAGCTAGACGTCGATTTGCAGTTGGGGCTGCTCTGTCCATCCATGAAGAGAACCAGGACAAGTTTTCTTATTTAACAAACATAGAAC ACAAGACATCCCATGCACATGGCCAGACATCTTATCATGGGGAGCTAGATAGTGTGCCAGAGGTTCCTCCATTCACGGCAAGTGATGATGAGCAGGAAGCTGATGAGGATGATGTTGATGATCCTGATTCAAAGCGAAG GAGGCTAGAATGTGGTGGTTTAGATGTAATTCCATTGCATAAGCCAACTCGAGAACCACGAGTGGTTGTTCAAACTGTGAGTGAAGTTGATATACTAGATGATGGATATCGTTGGCGCAAATATGGGCAGAAAGTGGTGAAAGGCAATCCTAATCCAAG GAGCTACTACAAGTGCACAAATGCCGGATGCCCAGTCAGGAAACATGTGGAAAGAGCATCACATGATCCAAAAGCAGTCATAACCACTTATGAGGGAAAACATAACCATGACGTACCTGCTGCAAGGAGTAATACTCATGACACAGTAGGATCAAGCATTTACTCAACATCAATGGATGCCATTTTAAGGACTAAACTAGAAGAAACTGACACAATAAGCCTTGATCTTGGGGTTGGCATTAGCTTGAGTCCTGACAATGGATCAAATGAGAGGCCACAAACAATGGAGGCAGACCCTGATCGAACCCAAATCCATATTGTGGGTTCTGATTGTAGTAAACTAATTCAAGCAACCTCATCTTCGGCATACTACAGCATTTCAAATGATTCCGTTGATCAGCGTGAAATTAGAGAAAACCAAGGTGGAAACTTTACCTTTGAGGCTCCACCTCTAAACCGGTCCTCTAATCCATACCCCCAAAGCATGGGGAGCTTACTAATGGGTCCCTAA
- the LOC117923270 gene encoding probable WRKY transcription factor 20 isoform X2, whose protein sequence is MFALGLQVEPSPTTGSLPKNQIVLDPVGSASFSSTADGSSGNEINVGNFEFRPHNRSSLGSGLSSLGHLASASNLQHHEARVEVQDQGQTQSFATSSYVKSDKAADPSVTAPNPQASMVASSASLPIKIDYGKLQQSQGFDIGVQAALSEQKESNPSFTAEKSSEDGYNWRKYGQKHVKGSEFPRSYYKCTHPNCQVKKQLERSHDGKVTEIIYKGRHDHPKPQARRRFAVGAALSIHEENQDKFSYLTNIEHKTSHAHGQTSYHGELDSVPEVPPFTASDDEQEADEDDVDDPDSKRRRLECGGLDVIPLHKPTREPRVVVQTVSEVDILDDGYRWRKYGQKVVKGNPNPRSYYKCTNAGCPVRKHVERASHDPKAVITTYEGKHNHDVPAARSNTHDTVGSSIYSTSMDAILRTKLEETDTISLDLGVGISLSPDNGSNERPQTMEADPDRTQIHIVGSDCSKLIQATSSSAYYSISNDSVDQREIRENQGGNFTFEAPPLNRSSNPYPQSMGSLLMGP, encoded by the exons A TGTTTGCTCTTGGTTTGCAGGTGGAGCCTTCCCCAACAACTGGTTCCTTACCAAAGAATCAAATAGTGCTGGATCCTGTTGGTTCTGCCTCATTTTCATCTACTGCAGATGGTTCCAGTGGCAATGAGATAAACGTTGGTAACTTTGAGTTCAGGCCCCACAATAGATCAAGCTTGGGTTCAGGCTTATCTTCATTAGGTCATTTG GCTTCTGCTTCAAACCTTCAGCATCATGAGGCACGAGTTGAAGTCCAAGATCAAGGCCAAACTCAGTCATTTGCAACATCATCTTATGTTAAAAGTGATAAGGCGGCAGATCCATCTGTTACTGCTCCCAATCCACAGGCATCCATGGTTGCTTCAAGTGCTAGTCTACCTATCAAAATTGATTATGGAAAACTGCAGCAGAGCCAGGGTTTTGATATTGGGGTCCAAGCAGCACTTTCTGAACAGAAAGAGTCAAATCCTTCGTTCACTGCAGAAAAATCATCAGAAGATGGATATAATTGGCGGAAGTATGGGCAGAAACATGTTAAAGGAAGTGAATTCCCCCGGAGCTATTACAAATGTACACACCCTAATTGCCAAGTGAAGAAGCAATTAGAACGCTCTCATGATGGAAAGGTCACAGAGATTATTTACAAAGGTAGGCATGATCATCCTAAACCTCAAGCTAGACGTCGATTTGCAGTTGGGGCTGCTCTGTCCATCCATGAAGAGAACCAGGACAAGTTTTCTTATTTAACAAACATAGAAC ACAAGACATCCCATGCACATGGCCAGACATCTTATCATGGGGAGCTAGATAGTGTGCCAGAGGTTCCTCCATTCACGGCAAGTGATGATGAGCAGGAAGCTGATGAGGATGATGTTGATGATCCTGATTCAAAGCGAAG GAGGCTAGAATGTGGTGGTTTAGATGTAATTCCATTGCATAAGCCAACTCGAGAACCACGAGTGGTTGTTCAAACTGTGAGTGAAGTTGATATACTAGATGATGGATATCGTTGGCGCAAATATGGGCAGAAAGTGGTGAAAGGCAATCCTAATCCAAG GAGCTACTACAAGTGCACAAATGCCGGATGCCCAGTCAGGAAACATGTGGAAAGAGCATCACATGATCCAAAAGCAGTCATAACCACTTATGAGGGAAAACATAACCATGACGTACCTGCTGCAAGGAGTAATACTCATGACACAGTAGGATCAAGCATTTACTCAACATCAATGGATGCCATTTTAAGGACTAAACTAGAAGAAACTGACACAATAAGCCTTGATCTTGGGGTTGGCATTAGCTTGAGTCCTGACAATGGATCAAATGAGAGGCCACAAACAATGGAGGCAGACCCTGATCGAACCCAAATCCATATTGTGGGTTCTGATTGTAGTAAACTAATTCAAGCAACCTCATCTTCGGCATACTACAGCATTTCAAATGATTCCGTTGATCAGCGTGAAATTAGAGAAAACCAAGGTGGAAACTTTACCTTTGAGGCTCCACCTCTAAACCGGTCCTCTAATCCATACCCCCAAAGCATGGGGAGCTTACTAATGGGTCCCTAA
- the LOC117923463 gene encoding uncharacterized protein LOC117923463 isoform X2, giving the protein MTTQDISEKSVLRIMQREQERERRRIRDRQRRQSMSLEEREKHLARRRRNYQLRRQKADNSQSDSQCKQTSATTGGDQNTRNEYQAATNSSELCVQSEVITHIGLNQGQDKLDVSSIKFEDVEAGGHKLAKFPRRLRLSHVRHLARSINNPMDELTGDNHPIGADAVTKKNASTKFGGTDSGSPKRLRLNHVKRLARAVHSTVKESEKEG; this is encoded by the exons ATGACTACTCAGGACATTTCAGAAAAATCAGTGCTGCGTATCATGCAGAGGGAGCAAGAGAGAGAAAGACGCCGGATCAGGGACAGACAAAGAAGACAATCTATGAGTcttgaagagagagaaaaacatcTTGCCAGACGTCGCAGAAACTATCAATTGCGAAGACAAAAGGCTGATAATTCTCAATCGGATTCTCAATGCAAACAAACAAGTGCTACGACTGGTGGAGATCAAAACACAAGGAATGAATATCAAGCAGCAACTAATTCATCTGAACTTTGTGTGCAAAGTGAAGTTATTACTCATATTGGATTAAATCAAGGGCAAGACAAACTGGATGTGTCAAGCATAAAGTTTGAGG ATGTGGAAGCTGGAGGTCACAAATTAGCTAAATTCCCAAGAAGGCTACGGTTAAGTCATGTAAGGCATCTTGCACGATCAATAAACAATCCCATGGACGAGCTAACTGGTGACAATCATCCGATAGGGGCAGATGCggtaacaaagaaaaatgcaagcacCAAGT TTGGAGGTACTGATTCAGGTTCACCAAAAAGATTGCGCTTAAATCATGTTAAACGTCTTGCAAGGGCAGTACATTCTACAGTGAAGGAGAGTGAAAAAGAAG GATGA
- the LOC117924015 gene encoding heterogeneous nuclear ribonucleoprotein 1-like: MEMELGKLFIGGISWDTNEERLREYFQTFGEVVEAVIMKDRTTGRARGFGFVVFADPAVAERVVMEKHMIDGRTVEAKKAVPRDDQNILNRSNSSIHGSPGPARTKKIFVGGLASTVTESDFKKYFNQFGTITDVVVMYDHNTQRPRGFGFITYESEEAVDKVLLKTFHELNGKMVEVKRAVPKESSPGPSRNQVGGYNFGLNRVNSFLNGYIQGFNQSSVGGYGVRTDGRFSPATVARGGFPPFSPSGYGMGLNMEPGLSPNYGGSTNLSSNLGYRQGLNPLYSGNANRYGNPVGYGGGNGGSGSILSSTNRNLWGNESLNFATNSSNSNAFMGSGIGSSGVGAFGNTGAIWGSSPISGQGGGIGSTYSSGNLSYSTGDVNFGSGGGGLGRNIGNNVAPASPYAASDGGYDGAYGDFYEGSSVYGDPTWQSSSSELEGSGSFGYGLGNAASDVATKNSASYVGGYGVTNRQSNRGIAA, from the exons ATGGAAATGGAGCTTGGCAAGCTATTCATTGGCGGGATTTCTTGGGACACGAATGAAGAACGTCTCAGAGAGTATTTCCAAACTTTTGGTGAAGTTGTGGAAGCTGTGATAATGAAGGATCGGACCACTGGACGAGCCCGGGGTTTCGGTTTTGTTGTTTTTGCCGACCCTGCTGTTGCAGAAAGAGTTGTTATGGAGAAGCATATGATAGATGGTAGAACT GTTGAGGCAAAGAAAGCTGTTCCTAGGGATGACCAAAATATTCTCAACAGAAGCAATAGCAGCATTCATGGGTCACCTGGTCCTGCCcgcacaaaaaaaatatttgttggagGTTTAGCATCAACAGTCACAGAGAGTGACTTTAAGAAGTACTTCAATCAATTTGGGACAATCACGGATGTTGTGGTGATGTATGATCACAACACACAAAGGCCAAGAGGCTTTGGATTCATTACTTATGAATCAGAGGAAGCAGTGGACAAAGTATTGCTCAAAACTTTTCATGAACTCAATGGTAAAATGGTTGAGGTAAAGCGGGCAGTCCCCAAAGAATCATCTCCAGGACCAAGTCGGAACCAAGTGGGTGGGTATAACTTTGGTCTAAATAGAGTCAATAGCTTCTTAAATGGCTACATTCAGGGTTTTAATCAAAGTTCGGTTGGAGGATATGGAGTTAGAACAGATGGTAGATTTAGTCCAGCTACAGTTGCTCGGGGTGGATTTCCTCCATTTAGTCCTTCTGGTTATGGTATGGGATTGAATATGGAGCCAGGGTTGAGCCCAAACTATGGGGGAAGCACAAACTTGAGCTCTAATCTTGGCTATCGACAGGGATTGAACCCTTTGTATAGTGGAAATGCAAACAGGTATGGTAACCCTGTTGGATATGGTGGGGGTAATGGAGGAAGTGGTTCAATTTTAAGTTCTACAAATAGGAATTTGTGGGGAAATGAGAGTCTTAATTTTGCCACAAACTCTTCAAACTCTAATGCTTTCATGGGATCTGGAATTGGAAGTAGTGGGGTGGGTGCTTTTGGCAATACTGGAGCAATTTGGGGCTCCTCTCCTATTTCTGGTCAAGGTGGTGGAATTGGTTCTACCTATAGTAGTGGCAATCTTAGTTACAGCACCGGTGATGTCAATTTCGGGTCAGGAGGGGGTGGACTTGGGAGAAACATTGGAAATAATGTGGCACCAGCATCACCATATGCTGCATCAGATGGTGGCTATGATGGGGCTTATGGAGACTTTTATGAAGGTAGTTCAGTATATGGGGATCCCACTTGGCAATCATCATCTTCAGAGTTAGAGGGGTCTGGCTCATTTGGTTATGGGCTTGGGAATGCGGCTTCAGATGTTGCAACAAAAAACTCTGCCAGTTATGTCGGTGGTTATGGTGTTACCAATAGACAATCAAATAGAG GAATTGCTGCCTAG